The Arthrobacter sp. Marseille-P9274 DNA segment ATCGTCACCGCGCTGCCCTTCGTCCTGGTCATGCTCCTGATGTGCGTCGCCCTGACGAAGGACCTCCGCCGCGATCCCCTTTCCCTGCGCCGGCGCCTCGCCGACTCCGTCGTCGAACGCGCCATCCGCTCCGGAGTCGACCAGCACGGCGGCGCCACCTTCGACCTCGTCACCAAGCACGACTGTGACGAGACGTGTCCCCCGGCCAAACCACACCCGCCTGCCTCAACCGAACCGTAAGGATATGCCCGGGAACGCGCTGCCGCTTTATCATCGACACGGCCACCTGGAGCCCGCGGAAAGGACACAAGCGTGCCGGAGATTCGTTTCAGGCCGAAGTACATCTCGTTTGACTGCTACGGCACGTTGATCCATTTCCAGATGCGCGAGGCAGTCGAGCCGTTCCTCATCGGCCGGCTCGCCCCCGCGGAGCTGGACCGCTTTATCGCGGTCTTCCGGGCGTACCGGTTCGACGAGATCCTGGAGTACGCACCCTACGACCAGATCCTCGAATCTTCCTACCGCAGGACCTGCCGCAGGTTCGGCCTCGACGCCGAAGCCGCGGCGATCAAGGCCATCACGACGGCGGTGCTCAACTGGGGCCCGCATCCCGACGTCCCGGGCCCGCTGGCAAAAATCGCGGAGCATTTCCCGCTGGTCATCCTCTCCAACGCGGACGACCGCCACCTTGCCGCCAGCGTCCCCAGACTGGGTGCCCCGTTCCACGCCGTCCTCAGCGCGGAACAGGCCGGGGCCTACAAACCCCGCCTCCAGGCCTTCGAGTACATGTTCAACG contains these protein-coding regions:
- a CDS encoding haloacid dehalogenase type II → MPEIRFRPKYISFDCYGTLIHFQMREAVEPFLIGRLAPAELDRFIAVFRAYRFDEILEYAPYDQILESSYRRTCRRFGLDAEAAAIKAITTAVLNWGPHPDVPGPLAKIAEHFPLVILSNADDRHLAASVPRLGAPFHAVLSAEQAGAYKPRLQAFEYMFNALDAAPEDFLHISSHQRYDIIPAYDLGIRNKVYLDRGYDPELPPYEYFSARTLADVNTALGI